TTGTTATTGTTCTGCTTCAATTTACCTTCCTTTTTCTCACAAATTAACACAAGGCCATTTTAggcactcttttttttttttcaagggaCAAGTTGCCATTGACTGATTCTGTCTTCTAAATGTCTGTTGCTGCAGTTCTACAAAAACTTCTCATCAGGTTTACAAGATATAGTGTGGAAAACTGAAGAAACTACTGAAGGATCAAGGTGATCAcccctctcttttctttttcggtGCGCGTGCTCAAgcgtgtgtatgtgtgtgcaCGCGCAGGCATTTTCATGGAGAGCATGCGTGACTGACTGTTTGATTGTCTGTGCAGGAAATAAAACTCTCCTTTCGGGTTCATCTCTTCATTGTTTCTTCTGATCTGTTTGGCCTATAATGCTTTTAGTTCTGAGCCCTATACAATGTACAGGGGAACTGCAGTAAGGAGATATGAAGCCCTCAAAATTGAGGTCtggattctttttcttttaactgCCTCTATGAACTGAAATCCGTCAATGTTTTTGAAGAAGCTGACTACATACAGTTCATAAGAGTGAAGTGAGAAAACTCTTCATTTGCTGCTGTAATGGGAGCTTGAACATTTTAAGAGACAATCATATGACACTTtgaagcaaaaaaaaagaaaaaaaaaaaagagttgcattcttttctttgaATAAACATAATGTGATTCTTATGCCTCCGTTTCATCATTCCATGCCACTGTAATACTGGCCAGGCAGGCATTTCACTGATTAGACCTGAAAGTGAAGGGTGTTTTGGCCTAGACAGATTTTTTATTGACCAGTTTCTTTGAAGTTGTGCGTTTGTGATTGTGTAGGCGGGAGGTGGCCCTGTACTAATTGAAGTTTTAACAGGAAATTATGTGGTCTCTTTCACACTTACTAACACTATTTGAAACCAATAATGTCAACCCAACCACATATTTTATCGaaagtttcatatttttctcatgtttaaCTATCATTCCTTCAGTACAAGGGGTTTGTAGCTTACTGGTTAAGAGCATTTGCTCTTGCACTTGGAAGTCTTATGATTGATTTTCCTCTCTCTTGATATCGCTCGCTTATATTAAAACTTTTAACAAATAACGCATTTTTACACGTGCGGTGTAACATTTCGTGGACAACACGCGACATGTAGAGAGAGCCATATACAATTAATTAACTCTTAatctaataatatattttcctatccataaatgaaaaaactccTAACCAGCACAACCGATGCCAAACCCTACCAAACTCCCAATTTATTAGATTTCTGCTGCaattaattgggaaatggCATGCTGTTATCGGGTCACAGTTGGCAACAGATAGTCCCGAAATTTTCCACTTGGTCATTGATTGGATTAGTTTCTAGTTAGCAGCTACAGTGGATAAAACTAGTCATATCTCACGATTGGTTGgtctccattaatgtttgtaccaaagaagaagacatcaCTTGCACaagtttcttatttttttgtcatgTTTTTTGGACATTGACCAAGGAGGAGCTAATTTCAGCCAAACCCAGATTTTGTGCATCTCAGCTCTGTGGCCCAGTATTAATTTAGAACAAAAGTACCAGGCCATCTTTGCCTGCCCTGCAGATTAGGGAACCTGCGTAGTTCTTGGTCAATGTATATTATAAAACCTCAAGCACTTATTACCTTACCTTACTTTGTCGGTTAATCTAGCTTATGGGTTGACTAAATATCAAGTAAACAACCTTGTTAggaattttttaatgaaataggGCCAGTCTATGTGCCATTCACTGAGTGATACCATAGCTTTTAACAGGAATAATTGTTAcaactttttgcttttttattcttctgaCTGTGATTggaagcaaataaaaaataaaaaatcacttgcCGTCATGTAATTAACGCTTTTAATTTTGtgatattatattaattattatatatattttttttctaaattttgtcaAAGTGGGTAGGTAAATATAATAGAAAACAGCTAACATCTGGGTTTGATGTGGGATGCTATCTCCTATTCAGATTTGGATGATTACACATGTACGTATCTATGCAGGCGATTATAGTTGAAGTTATGTGGAATAATAGGTGATCATTCATAGTTCTTGGTGTAATGCAAtttctctttagttttttttttttggttacggGTATGGCCgaagccaaaaaaagaaaaagcaaaatacaatttctcttttcaataTTAGAAGAGATGTCAAAGTTCGAGTCCCTTAAAACATAAGCTAATTGAGAAAAATTCTTAATACAATATTGTATGACTttcactttttattattttctttgggtTAGTTGTTAATTTCTTCTTGTATTCATTATGGTGTAAGAGTCAAAATCTAACTCCATTAAATTTTACTTGTTTATAGGCAAATAGGACTGTCAATtctacctttttatttttcttgtgttgGTGGTTGCTACTgtactttatttttggttgtgttCATGAATTTACCATGTTGGAgagtttcttttcctttcaagTTTTCGTATTTTATCATAAGCGCACCCATCTGTAATTAGTGCTTCCATCATCAAAGTTGCATtcaattacaaaaatatatatatatatatatatgaggaAGGGGGAGCAAGGGACTTTTATCCACATCCAAAAAAAGATCTCCACTTAtacaaaaatttatcaaattcGTAGTAAATTGTGGGGTGCGACtcatttgattgaaaaaatgtCTCATTAAAGATGAATTATAAGACACGACTCAAAGTTCAAGTTAGTCCTAAATTAACCAGCCTCTTTTAATACTCAAAGTGCAGTCTAGCATGCCCATAACGTGCTCGAAGAGCTTCTTAAGTCCACAAAACTTGAAGTCGTGGATGGAAAGAGACAAGACAAACTATAATTGGTTTCTTATAAGAAAGTAGATGTATAtccaatttattaaaaataactaaaaagattttcttttaaaaggaGCTAgttattcaatttgatttaCCAAATGTAAGGATTAGGCAAGCTGCTCTACACATAAGAGTTTAGTCATTAAATTGTCGAAATAGTCTACCCTTTCAATAGCAAGTCGAAAAAGAAACCTTGCTTGATATAATACTCCCGTTCTCCTAGGATCATATATGTAAAAATTACTAATTACAATCTTTAAAcaatacataaaaaatatatgattaatACGACGGTGTTAATGCCATATATTACctcatatttataggaaaaagaaagtatgGTTTAGCAATTAGCACTAATTCTGTGAGTCGAAGTCCTTGCGGGAAATTGATATATAGTTGTAACTGACCGAAGAAAGAGTTTTGTTGTTTAGCTAATTCATGGAAAAATGGAGTAAAAAACACAGCAGACGTGGCGAAGAATGAGACGGCCATTGTTTGCATTTGCAATGTCTGTTTGGTTCATTTCGTAGACCGTTTAGCGGCTTCTTGTGCTTGCTTTGACTCTTCACCTCCATTTAATGTTCAGTCAGCTGCACACACTGGGTAGCCACCGGCCCATGTGCAACTTCCCCAAAATACCCCTCAATTTGCTTCCCTGCCACATCTTCCACATTACCAATTATAAaacttatataatttatagcTTACCCTCCAAATATTATTGCACAATCAAGCAATTGGCCCCCATCCAAAAGGCCAAAAGCAGCACTGCAAATGGTCCCTAGTTTTTATGCATATTTACGGTTAAATAAGTGGAAATGTCAAGTtcgaccaaaacaaaaaagttgaaaTGTCAAGAATATGCAACTGTTCAGAAAAGAAGGGGAAGAAAAGAACGACCTTTGAGTCTCCgcttgtctctctctctctcataatgGGCCGCATAGTCAATTTGCCCGCATCAACTACACCATCGATATATAACAAACAGTTCCAAAACCAGAACTTGGAAAACTTGGACCCAAATATAATCCCCCCCAACATTAATTTAGTCTAAACCCTAATGGTGGTTGAGCTATCTACCCATCCTTCTCCTTCTATGAACTACTCACAATTAATTCAACATCATCATTCCAGCTTTCTTGCAGCACTTTACTATTAATTCCCATTCCCATGCCCCTCCTTCCCCATTCTTCATCTTCACAACTTCATACCCCTCTCCTCCTCTCTAGCCGTGTTCGTTTTCGCACGTACACACTCAAACGCAACGCCTGATGCTAGCATAACTCATCGACTTATTATAAACAGTGCTTATAATTTGGTGCTTTATAAAACACACAGAGAGTTATTGTTTGAGAGAGACAATCAAATTCAGTTCATCAATGGATGTTGCTCATGCTAGTAGTAATAGTAGTATAGACATGGACAATGAGAGATTGACGGCGGAGATGGCTTTCAAGGACTCGTCCTCCGCCGTCATCAAAATCCGCCAACGCTTGCCGGACTTCCTGCAGTCCGTCAAGCTCAAGTACGTCAAGCTCGGCTACGGTTACTCTTGTAACGCAGCCACCATTCTCTTGTTCCTCTTCATCCTACCTCTCTTCGTGTCCGTAGTGATACAGCTCACCGGTCTGGAGTTGAACCGTATCACCGAGCTCTGGACCAACCAGGCCGTCCGCCTCGAGAGCATCGACGCCGCCACCCGCCTCGCCGGTTCCGGCgtcctcctcttcttcctcggCCTCTACTGGGCCAAGCGGTCCAGACCGGTCTACCTCGTCGACTTCTCGTGCTACAAACCGGACGACCAACACAAGCTGTCGGTCGACTCGTTTCTAAAAATGACCGAAGAAAGCGGCGCATTTGCTCAGGACACTTTTCAATTCCAGACCCGGATTGCGAACCGGTCCGGTCTAGGCGACGAGACGTACTTGCCGCCCGGAATTACATCCAAACCGCCTCAGCTGTCCATGGAGCAAGCCCGGTCCGAGGCCGAGACGGTTATGTTCGGCGCGCTCAACTCGCTCTTCGAAAAAACCGGAGTGAAACCGAGCGAAATCGACATCCTCATCGTAAATTGCAGCCTGTTCAACCCGACGCCGTCGCTCTCCGCCATGATCGTCAACCACTACAAGCTCAAAACCGACATTAAAAGCTACAACCTCGGTGGTATGGGCTGCAGCGCCGGTCTGATCTCCATCGACCTCGCCAAGGACCTCCTCAAAGCAAACCCCAACTCCTACGCCGTCGTAGTGAGCACCGAGAACATCACCTTGAACTGGTACTTCGGAAACGACAAGTCGATGCTGCTCTGCAACTGTATTTTCCGAATGGGCGGCGCCGCGGTTCTACTGTCGAACAAAAGCCGGGACCGAACCCGGTCCAAGTACGAACTCGTCCACACCGTCCGGACCCACAAGGGCGCGGACGACAGGAGTTACAATTGCGTTTACCAGCGGGAGGACGACAAGGGAACAATCGGCGTGTCTCTCGCGCGCGAGCTGATGGCGGTTGCCGGGGATTCGTTGAAAACGAACATCACGACGCTGGGCCCACTGGTGCTGCCGTTTTCCGAGCAGGTGCTCTTCTTCATCACGCTGATCCGGAAGAAGGTGTTCAAGGCAAAGGTGAAGCCGTACATACCGGATTTCAAGCTCGCGTTCGAGCATTTCTGCATTCACGCCGGAGGGCGGGCCGTGCTGGACGAGTTGGAGAAGAACCTGCAACTCACTGAGTGGCACATGGAGCCTTCCAGAATGACACTGCACCGCTTCGGCAACACGTCGAGTAGCTCGTTGTGGTACGAGCTGGCGTACGCGGAGGCCAAGGGCCGGGTCGGGCGGGGTGACCGAGTCTGGCAGATCGCATTCGGGTCGGGTTTCAAGTGTAACAGCGCGGTTTGGCGGGCGCTCCGGCCTATTTCGGTCGGGGATGGGTTGGGTAACCCGTGGATGGACTCGATTGATAGGTACCCGGTTAAAGTTTCAATCCGTTAGGATTTGTCTTTGGTGGCGCCATGCCAACGGATCAGGATGCCCCAGTTCCTCTCATGTGGAATTACATGTGGCtgggtttattttattttatttttagattttcGTTTGTATTTGTAATATTTTACTGAATTTCTTACGATGGCACATTATAAAGTGAATTATTTAAAAGTAATTGGAAATTAAGGTCTTCTCAAATACACACAgtgttttcccttttcttaacattttttgtttttattagcGAATTGCCCCCTTGCTGGATTTAGAAGATGTGCATTGAAAGGTTTCTTTGTCCAATTCCAATTCTAGATGGGAAAGGGAGCAAGATTCCAAATTTCCATGGCATTGACATGTAACTTCAATCCTCCTTTTTCGCGAGTGAgaataactcaaaatttaattaaaaatcagaaatttaaGAGGAGAAATTGTCACAGTGTTGTACGATTACAATTAATGCACATAATaggacaaattttttttaaaaaacaaaaaaatctcaactacttgaaaattgaaatctaattttcttttattttttattttaacaacATAACTTCTTGTCTGTCTGTGAAATTCAAACTCAGTACCTCTTTCAGATTCGATACTTTATTAGAGCCCTTCCATCAATGCAGCCCAGCCCGAGGCGagggcagaaaaaaaaaatttttcgCTCCAGCGTTGCGCCCAGGCCCGGGGgtggtgtgggacccaccatcTCGGGTCAGCCCGAAGGCGAAACCAGCCCCAGGTCCAAAACGCggttgctgacgtcagcactcgcgtcacgctgacgtcagcactcgtgtcacgctgacgtcagcactcgcgtcacgctgacgtcagctagcgcgtttcaaatttttttacccaacggtaaaaaaatttgaaccagcgcgcgctgacgtcagcgcgacGCCAGCGCCAACGGtacgctgccacgtgtcgcctCCAACGCCATACGATCTGCTTCTGAGGattaatccaacggctgaggcttttttgggggaaaaaatatgaaaaaaaatcgtaaaaaattctaaaaaattctaaaaaactctgatattttttttctataaatacctatcaatacccttcactttcaacaccaatactcttacatttcattatacttctactattattcactctttttacacaatattttcctctttttcatctagcattttgatttcacatttttatggcttcttctatcgaaaccggaggggcttggagcaccatggaagatgtttcattgtgtgaggcttggctccaaatttgtcattgtcccgtgtccggcaatgagatgaaattttttcatatgtggaaaaaaattcatgccgaattttgtgaaaaaattccagggtctactcgtacggagatgacgttatccagtaggtggaaaatcctgaataaagagttgagaaaatggagaaatgccctagcaaaagcgatggacaactatagaagcgggcaaaatcgtactaacgaggtaagtattttataatttttgttttattaagtttaatctcctaatatatataatttgttaatattgcttgcattttcaatatttttttaatatttcttgcattttaaatattttgttcatatttcttgcattatcaatattttgttaatatttattgcaatttaaatattttgttcatatgtcttgcattttcaatatgttgttaatatttcttgcatttccacttgtttcttaattttcttgcacttctaatttatttgtaaggttaattgcattttcattattatattttttgttacttgcatatccaatatattttaaatatttattgcatttctatttttttgttaaatagattatacaagcacaaatgtggttcggtgcaaccgggggtggcaaaaaaagtttcacccatcatgaatgttgggaggtggtcaaatattgcaaacggttcataattattccaacgggtccCGACGTTGTattaaacgagacgccactccgtgattcaatggcaccggattcacctcttgattctcctatgagtcaagactcacccatggAAAAGGAGCCGTggcccattggccgaaaggccgcgaaggcaaagaaagtgggtaattcaagcaattataattcaaagtttttggaggaaattgcaaggcaaaatggcctaagaattgaaatggagcaaAAACGCCAAGATAACGAGTTGACCCTTCAAGCTGAGTATGCacgagaaagggagtatttgcgcaaaaaagatataGACAACacggatcgggaaaccatggccatggatacaagtcatatgtcccctgagacaaaacaattttgaaaactagaacgaagggatgttatgagaagaaaactttttcGGGATGATGGGcttagcaacacggattggttaaatgatggaaaccattaaatttgtTAGCCTACCTTTTATGTATgactatttttcatgttttcttttaaagttgttgtaaatgtattttattttagtagtagtaatttgtaatgacttgtattagatttcgttatttaataaacaaagtattcaataaattacctttttattcaacatattccatacttcaaacaaaacaaaataaaaacacctcgaataatcaaccaccgagcttgaaggataccaaaacacctttcgacatctttcctgtatccctcttgataggtagaaaat
Above is a window of Prunus persica cultivar Lovell chromosome G2, Prunus_persica_NCBIv2, whole genome shotgun sequence DNA encoding:
- the LOC18784627 gene encoding 3-ketoacyl-CoA synthase 1; protein product: MDVAHASSNSSIDMDNERLTAEMAFKDSSSAVIKIRQRLPDFLQSVKLKYVKLGYGYSCNAATILLFLFILPLFVSVVIQLTGLELNRITELWTNQAVRLESIDAATRLAGSGVLLFFLGLYWAKRSRPVYLVDFSCYKPDDQHKLSVDSFLKMTEESGAFAQDTFQFQTRIANRSGLGDETYLPPGITSKPPQLSMEQARSEAETVMFGALNSLFEKTGVKPSEIDILIVNCSLFNPTPSLSAMIVNHYKLKTDIKSYNLGGMGCSAGLISIDLAKDLLKANPNSYAVVVSTENITLNWYFGNDKSMLLCNCIFRMGGAAVLLSNKSRDRTRSKYELVHTVRTHKGADDRSYNCVYQREDDKGTIGVSLARELMAVAGDSLKTNITTLGPLVLPFSEQVLFFITLIRKKVFKAKVKPYIPDFKLAFEHFCIHAGGRAVLDELEKNLQLTEWHMEPSRMTLHRFGNTSSSSLWYELAYAEAKGRVGRGDRVWQIAFGSGFKCNSAVWRALRPISVGDGLGNPWMDSIDRYPVKVSIR